The Odocoileus virginianus isolate 20LAN1187 ecotype Illinois chromosome 27, Ovbor_1.2, whole genome shotgun sequence genome has a window encoding:
- the LOC139031471 gene encoding endogenous retrovirus group K member 10 Gag polyprotein-like, producing the protein MGQSSSKQFFVSTLKMMLTALKFITPKNLQPTSGTVEHICNFPEDPKSSKKEAVALTSDSESELSHEDQGELDEYNRENWDAFTVTKGKDKASPFLELKEMLTSISRRVEQLELLFPSGPKPQHFNTPSVVAGLDPIPIPPMPPPLVEAPLIPTAPVYSPLKFEKPVLSPLQMAVKHARDQGESLEGYSLIFPVFEDANRCRHYEPVPFKQLKELKQACAQYGPTAPFTLAIIESLGAQYLPPNDWKAITRACLSGGDYLLWRSEYGEVCGLIEDRNRRNGLQINFDMLMGEGVFRALDAQLNYPEQAYLQISEAALKAWKKLPVSNRKTEDLSKIRQGPDEPYQDFVARLLDAISKIIGDEEAGLILTKQMAYENANAACQAALRPYRKKGNLTDYVRICADIGPSYLQGLSMAAAIQGKSIKEVLYQQARNKGNIKRSGPPGSCFSCGQMGHRMAQCPKRNNNPDSAKNPNVCPRCKKGKHWARDCRSKTDIEGKPLPPVSGNWVRGQPQAPKQCYGALKAESQPNLIDLVSKTSTEPPQAAQDWTCALPPTQY; encoded by the coding sequence ATGGGTCAAAGTAGTAGTaaacagttctttgtttctaCGTTAAAAATGATGTTAACTGCTCTAAAGTTTATAACTCCTAAAAATCTGCAACCTACCTCCGGGACAGTTGAACATATTTGCAATTTCCCGGAAGACCCAAAATCTAGTAAAAAGGAGGCTGTTGCTTTAACATCTGACTCAGAGTCTGAACTCTCTCATGAGGATCAAGGAGAACTAGATGAGTACAATAGAGAGAATTGGGATGCTTTTACTGTTACAAAAGGGAAGGACAAAGCATCCCCCTTTTTGGAacttaaagaaatgttaacatcCATATCACGGAGAGTGGAGCAATTAGAGTTACTGTTTCCTTCGGGTCCCAAGCCGCAGCACTTCAATACACCGTCTGTTGTGGCAGGATTGGATCCCATTCCAATTCCTCCTATGCCTCCTCCTTTGGTTGAGGCTCCCTTAATACCTACAGCTCCTGTATATTctcctttgaaatttgaaaaacctGTCCTTTCCCCACTTCAAATGGCTGTTAAACATGCTAGAGACCAAGGAGAAAGCCTTGAGGGATATTCcctgatttttccagtttttgaagacGCTAACCGCTGCAGGCATTATGAGCCTGTTCCATTTAAACAGTTAAAGGAGCTTAAGCAGGCTTGTGCCCAGTATGGACCCACGGCACCTTTTACATTAGCTATAATTGAGAGCCTCGGAGCCCAATATCTGCCACCCAACGATTGGAAAGCTATTACACGCGCCTGCCTTTCTGGAGGCGATTATTTGCTCTGGCGCTCCGAGTATGGAGAAGTTTGTGGTCTTATTGAAGATCGTAATCGCCGTAATGggttacaaattaattttgacatGCTAATGGGAGAAGGAGTCTTTAGGGCTCTTGATGCACAACTAAACTATCCAGAACAAGCTTACCTTCAGATTAGTGAAGCTGCATTGAAAGCCTGGAAGAAACTTCCCGTTTCTAATAGAAAGACTGAAGATCTTTCGAAAATTCGGCAAGGGCCTGACGAGCCTTATCAGGATTTTGTTGCTCGTCTATTAGATGCAATATCTAAGATTATAGGGGATGAAGAGGCAGGTCTTATTTTAACAAAACAGATGGCCTATGAGAATGCAAATGCTGCGTGCCAAGCCGCTCTGCGACCTTacaggaaaaagggaaatttaacagATTATGTTAGAATTTGTGCTGATATTGGCCCTTCTTACCTTCAAGGGCTTTCTATGGCCGCAGCTATTCAAGGAAAGTCTATTAAAGAGGTTTTGTACCAACAAGCAAGGAATAAGGGAAATATAAAAAGGAGCGGGCCACCAGGTAGCTGTTTTTCATGTGGACAAATGGGACATCGTATGGCTCAGTGCCCAAAAAGGAACAATAACCCTGATTCGGCAAAAAATCCTAATGTCTGCCCTAGatgtaaaaagggaaaacattggGCCAGAGACTGTCGTTCTAAGACTGACATAGAAGGTAAACCTCTGCCTCCTGTCtcgggaaactgggtgaggggccagccccaggccccgaAACAGTGTTATGGGGCACTCAAAGCCGAGTCACAACCAAACCTGATCGACTTGGTATCAAAAACCTCTACCGAGCCACCCCAGGCAGCGCAGGATTGGACTTGTGCGCTGCCGCCCACACAGTATTAA